The DNA segment ACGCCTGATCAATCTTCGACGCACAGCCCGGCTTCTCGATCAGCTCCGTCAGCCGTACAGGCCCCGTCGGTCCGTCCAGCCGCTCGCCCGCACACAGACAAACGTTCTTCTCCTTGAACAGATCGCATGGGCAGGGCTTCTTAGGATCGCAAACACAATGCCCCAGTCGAATCGACCGCTGCATAACCCGTTTTCTTCTTTCCATATTTATCATCTTAGTTCCTTCCACCGATCTTGTTGATATTTCTCACACGCCTCGCCGCCAGCAGCGCCGCTCCCATCGCCCCCGTCTTCTGCGGCGAAGAACACACTCGCACTTCCGCACCGACCGCATCCTCGAGCGTCTCCCTCATTCCCGGTATCATCGCGACCCCGCCCGTAAACGTCACACCTCCACCGTTCACCGGCCCGCTCATCGCCGCGATCCGCTCTGCGATCGAAAACTGCACCCCCGCGATAATGTCACTCGTCTCAACCCCCTCCGCCATCAATCCCACGATCTCCGTCTCCGCGAAAACCACGCACATACTGCTTATTGCCGCCGGACTGCGGCTCTTGCTCGCCAGCTCCCCCAGCCTCTCTATAGGCACCTCCGTCCGATTTGCAACCAGCTCCAGAAACCGCCCCGTACCTGCCGCACATCGGTCATTCATGCTGAAATCATAAACCGTCCCGTCAGCCTCCAGGTGTATTACCTTGCTGTCCTGCCCGCCGATATCGATGATAACGCTCGTCTCCGGCAAATGATACGTCACGCCTGCCGCATGACACGTTATCTCCGTGATCGTCTTGTCCGCAAAATCAAGCATCCCCCGCCCATACCCCGTAGCAACCGTATATGCAATGTCGTCCATCCCGATCCCGCTCTCCTCCGCGATCCGCTCCAGCAGCAGCCTCGCAAGACGCTTCTGTTCGATCCCCTGATCGACCACCCCCTCACCCAGCACCACCATCCGCTCAGCATCCAGCAGCACCGCCTTTATCGTCCTCGATCCTGCATCAATTCCCGCACATATCATATTTGTTTTACGCTCCCAACTGTTTCCACCAGCGCCTCGATCCGAGTCCGTAAACTTTCATGATCCGCGTCGATCACCGACGGCACCTCGATCTCCAGCACTTTCAAACTCGTTCGTCTTTTCAATTCATCTCGTATTATCGTTCCCTCCATCGCGCAATGACTCGCCCCCGGCACTCGCGACACAATCACAGCTCCCGCCCCGAACTCTTCCGCATCCCGCGCGATCCTCTCAGCTCTCTGACCGCTAGACCCAACCATCGGATCCGCCATCGCCGCCCGCGCCAGCGCCTCCATCGGCTCTACGTCCTCACTGATCGCATCGATCGCATGCGTAAACAGATAATCCGTCCCGCAAAGCCTCGCCCCACAATCCTCCAGCAGATTCATCACCCGCAGATCGGCAGGGGGATTCACCCAGAACACCTTCACCGCCGACGCATCCAGCACTCCCGCTCCTCTCGCAGCTCGTTTCCTCACCAGCTCCAACAGTCCCTCCAGCACCCGCACACACATGTTCCTGTCCGAACAGTAATGTATCGCCAGCATCTCCGCCACCAGCATCTCAACCGCGCCCAGCGGACAAACTTCCGCCCCGAAAACCACCCTCCTCAATTCCCGCAGCAACCCACGCACTCTGTTCGCTTCCCGGATACTCTTCGCCAGCTCCTCCTCGTCCAGCTTCCGTCCAGCGGCCCCCTCCAGCATGCCAAGAACACCCTCCAACTGTCCCCTGACAAAATCCACCTGCTCCCGCGCAGCCCTCACCCCGCCGGGCAAACTCATCGCATCTTCCCTTTTTTCGACCTCCCGCCTGTAAGGGACCTCCCACCAATGTATCGCAAATCCCAAACCCTCAAGCCGCTGCGCTATCACCGAAAAGTCATCGCACACCGCCCCCGCACTGCACGTCAGTACATCAGGCCGCGGAAAATGCTTTCCGTTCACAAACGCCCCCAGCATCGCCCGCACCGGGCAGAACGACTCATCCATACCCAGCGAATCCGCGATTTTCAAAAGCCCCGCACTCATCTGCATTACGCACGGCGTCCACCACGCACCGTCCGGATAGAACGCGACCATCTCGTCGAACGCATACGCCAGCACCGGTACTGTCCCCAGATCCTTCATCGCCCCTACGATTATCTTCCCCTCATCCCTGTGCCGCGCGAGCCGCTCTTCCTCGCTCAACAGCATGTTCCACAGCCGCAGCGCCTCAACCGAATTGTCAAACTCCAGCTTACCCAGCCTTCTGTCCCCATCCTCAAAATAATACCCAAGCCTCCGCACCTCCCCCGCATCGATCACGCCGCTCGCGCAAAGCCGTTCATACCTCTGCTTCCATTCCCCAAGCGAAATTTTCCTCGGCCCATCCATTAACTCAACATCTCCCCAAACGCATTCAACCTCGTCACAGTATTCGCCGACGCATAACTCCCAGCCTCGTTTATCTCCAGATCGATAACCGCCACTCCTGCTGCCTCCTTTATCCGCCCGAGCTCACCGTGCCACAGATCGCACCACGTATACCGATGCAGGATAAGCCCGTCCACAGCTCCCGAGCCGCTCCACTCCCTAAGCCACTCGTACCATCCCGCGTTCGATCTCTGCCGAATGTCCAGCACCTCTACAAAATACTTCCTCACCAACCCGTCCATATCACTTTCGCAACCTCCGAACTCGCCCAACCGCACGGGCCCCATCATATCCACCAGCCGAGCCCCCGCGATCTCACCTAACATCAATCCCTCCGCCGCAATAGGCGCCCCGATCACCCCCAGCACCAGCTCTCCGCTCCCATCCTCGAACCTCGTCCGCTGTTCATCCCTGCCATCCTCCAAAACTTCATCGTCATTGGTGCTATCTTTTAGTTCCTTCAGAAACCGCTCCAGCCTCTCAACCTCCGCACCGAACATCCCCTGCGAAGCCGTTCCCCTCGTTACCGGCACGTTCAGCACGAACATCTCCCCGCCGAACTCATCCCTCATCGCCTCAAAACAACGTCGCACCTGGTCGCACGTACCCGCCCCCACAAACGCGTCCAGATCATCCCTCCCCAACAGACTCGCAACCGTTCCAGCCGCATACGGACACATTCCCTCTCTCAGCCTCAAGCACTCCGCACCGCCCGCCATGCTGGGCCTTACGAATTTCGCCTCATGCCCCGCCGCCTCGATTAGTTCGACCGGCACATACCCCGATGTATAACCAACCACCGCCAAGCTAATTACCCTCCACCATCTCGAACATCGCCTCCAGTCGAACCGCGATCCTTGCAGCATCAGAAGGCGAATAATCCGTCTCGATCTTCAAATAAGGCAGACCAAGCTCACCCTCCGCGAGCTCCTTCACCAGCCGCGACTCCACATCGTAAGTCAGACACGCCTGCCACACCAGGTCTACCACGCAATCCGCCCGGTATTGCTTTGCAAGCCGCTCTATCGACTCCAGCCTGCCCGCATTAGGCGTCATAACCGAACATGGCAGATGCAGGTACTTAGCCGCGATCGCCTCTATCGCGTCCTCCGCCTCCTCGTCCACGTCCTCCAGTATCGGCTTGACCCCTGTGCAGTTCTCCATGCACACCACGACCCCGCCAGCCTCCTCTATAAGCTTCACCACCTTCTCCGCCCCATGCACCGTCGGCACCCCCGTCAGCAGCACCCGCACACGATTCTCGCCAACGCTCCCAGCCGCGCCGCTGCCGTAATACTCCGCCGCCTCCTCATACTTTACAAGGTCGGCCTCTATACCCGAAATAGTACTTTTCATCGCCAGTACCTCGCTCCCGCTCAAAGGCGGATCCTCCGCTTCCATCAACTCTGCGATCCTCCGCCGCAGCCTTCGCTCCCTGTTCATCACCCGCACTGCCTCCCACAGCTTCTCATCCGTGATCTCCACCCCCAGCTTTTCCCCAAGCCGATCCCGCAGTTTCACCACCTCAGCCGTCCACCGCGCCAAAGCTCCCTCTTCGCCCGGCTTCTGCACCAGCTCCAGCACGATCATATCCTTCTTCCTCGCCATCAGCTCATACATCTTCTTCTTGCCGTCACACGTTGTCTCCGCCACCACCACATCCGCCATCTTCAGAAACAAATTCGACCCGTCCATTACATATCCGTACGTCGACTTGATCAGCGGACACAGATTCGCCGGCAGCTCCCTATGCGCCTCCACCGCTTTCTCCGCACTCCCCCCGCAAAGACAGACCGGAAGCGCACCCGCCGCCATGATCACCTCCCTCGGCGTATACTCGCACATGATCCCGACGATCCCGCGCCCGCTCTCCTTCGCCGCAGTCGCATACTCATAACAGTTCGAGATCATATTCTCAAAATGCCCTAAAGGCCCGCTCGCACCGCCGCAACCATCATCAGCACCGCAACCACCGCTCCGCTCATCCTGACCGTTTCCGCCTCCAGCACCGCATCCGCAATTCGTACTCATATTCGTACCTCTAACCCTTCTTCTTCGCAACGAACAACGCCTGACATATCTTTCCAGCCTTCGCCATATCCCGCAGAAAACACATCTCTTCCGCAACCGCCCCCAGCGCATCCATATCGAATCCCAGTATCTTCAGCGCATCATACATATACTGCCTCCGCACCGAGTCTATATACAGATCACAGCACCCCGCAAATCGCCCCGTATCCTCCGCGATCTCGACCTCGCACCCCGTCGCCTCCAGCAACCCCGCATACCCGTCGACATCCTGCACATTCGCAAACTTCATGAACCGCAAAAATCTCTCCGCCTCATTCTCATTCATCGCGACCGCTCCCTCCACCCAGTCCGTAAACGCGATTTCCCCCCCGTCCCGCACCAGCCGAACCGCCTCCACGATCAGTGTATCCTTATCCTTCACATAGCACCATGCATCCTCACCCCACACAAAATCGTACATTCCATCTGCCAGCCCCGTCGCACACGCATCCGCATGCACGAACTCCAGCCTCTCCGCAAGTCCTTCCTGATGTGCCCGCTCCCTCGCCTCGGCTACCATCATTTCCGTCACATCTATCCCGACCATCGACTCCACCCCGCACATCCGCACCAGAAATTTCATCCCCGCACCCGTACAGCAGCAAAGATCCACACCGCGCGACCCCGCCTGGATCCCCGCCTTCTCCGCCAGCTCCATCGAAGATTCCAGCCCGCCGACATGGATCTGCTCACCCATCAGCAATTCCCACAGCCGCATCTCCGCACCGCTGTAAACCTCCTGTACATCCTCGACCGAAATCTCCTCATTGCACTTCATTGCGATTCTCCAAAAAACGAGCATTCCAAATAATTCCAACTCATAGATGCACAAAAAAAGCAGGCGAAGAGCATTTATCAAAATAGCTCTCGCCTGCCGATAACCGTGGCGTCAAAACTCGATTTTCACTTCCCTCATTCACAACGGCATGGTAGTCGCCTTATGCCGAACAGGGATCGAGGGCGCCCGCCACGAGCACCGGCAGACCGCACCTCACCCGTACTCCAGTTCGAAATCAATTATAAACAAATATTGATCCATTAAGACACTTGTCCATCTGAAACTAACCGTCTGCACTGATAGACACCGCAAACGCGCCAGCGTTACAAAAAATCTAGCAAAAACAGTCTAACCCGCACAAATTCGCTTCGCAAGCCAAAAACTGTTTTTGTGCGTCCTCTTAAACCTGTTGATTTTCCCGGCCGAATCCGTAAAATAGCACTCGTTCCGACTCATAAGCCGACTTTTACGTGCGAGAACTGCCCATGTCAAATACAGACAAACAAACGCTCCTGCGAAATATCCCCTCCGTCAGCGCCGTCCTCGAACAGCTAAAGCACCAGATCGACACCCAGCCGACCCTGCTCCACTCCGACATCACCCGCGCCTGCCTCGACGACCTCCGCAGTCGGATCCTCGCAGGCAACGGCTTCGAACCGCCTGCCGATCTGCCGCAATATGTGCTCGATCAGGTAACCGAC comes from the Anaerohalosphaera lusitana genome and includes:
- a CDS encoding acyl-CoA dehydratase activase, whose translation is MICAGIDAGSRTIKAVLLDAERMVVLGEGVVDQGIEQKRLARLLLERIAEESGIGMDDIAYTVATGYGRGMLDFADKTITEITCHAAGVTYHLPETSVIIDIGGQDSKVIHLEADGTVYDFSMNDRCAAGTGRFLELVANRTEVPIERLGELASKSRSPAAISSMCVVFAETEIVGLMAEGVETSDIIAGVQFSIAERIAAMSGPVNGGGVTFTGGVAMIPGMRETLEDAVGAEVRVCSSPQKTGAMGAALLAARRVRNINKIGGRN
- a CDS encoding 2-hydroxyacyl-CoA dehydratase family protein — encoded protein: MDGPRKISLGEWKQRYERLCASGVIDAGEVRRLGYYFEDGDRRLGKLEFDNSVEALRLWNMLLSEEERLARHRDEGKIIVGAMKDLGTVPVLAYAFDEMVAFYPDGAWWTPCVMQMSAGLLKIADSLGMDESFCPVRAMLGAFVNGKHFPRPDVLTCSAGAVCDDFSVIAQRLEGLGFAIHWWEVPYRREVEKREDAMSLPGGVRAAREQVDFVRGQLEGVLGMLEGAAGRKLDEEELAKSIREANRVRGLLRELRRVVFGAEVCPLGAVEMLVAEMLAIHYCSDRNMCVRVLEGLLELVRKRAARGAGVLDASAVKVFWVNPPADLRVMNLLEDCGARLCGTDYLFTHAIDAISEDVEPMEALARAAMADPMVGSSGQRAERIARDAEEFGAGAVIVSRVPGASHCAMEGTIIRDELKRRTSLKVLEIEVPSVIDADHESLRTRIEALVETVGSVKQI
- a CDS encoding 2-hydroxyacyl-CoA dehydratase family protein — its product is MVGYTSGYVPVELIEAAGHEAKFVRPSMAGGAECLRLREGMCPYAAGTVASLLGRDDLDAFVGAGTCDQVRRCFEAMRDEFGGEMFVLNVPVTRGTASQGMFGAEVERLERFLKELKDSTNDDEVLEDGRDEQRTRFEDGSGELVLGVIGAPIAAEGLMLGEIAGARLVDMMGPVRLGEFGGCESDMDGLVRKYFVEVLDIRQRSNAGWYEWLREWSGSGAVDGLILHRYTWCDLWHGELGRIKEAAGVAVIDLEINEAGSYASANTVTRLNAFGEMLS
- a CDS encoding double-cubane-cluster-containing anaerobic reductase, with amino-acid sequence MSTNCGCGAGGGNGQDERSGGCGADDGCGGASGPLGHFENMISNCYEYATAAKESGRGIVGIMCEYTPREVIMAAGALPVCLCGGSAEKAVEAHRELPANLCPLIKSTYGYVMDGSNLFLKMADVVVAETTCDGKKKMYELMARKKDMIVLELVQKPGEEGALARWTAEVVKLRDRLGEKLGVEITDEKLWEAVRVMNRERRLRRRIAELMEAEDPPLSGSEVLAMKSTISGIEADLVKYEEAAEYYGSGAAGSVGENRVRVLLTGVPTVHGAEKVVKLIEEAGGVVVCMENCTGVKPILEDVDEEAEDAIEAIAAKYLHLPCSVMTPNAGRLESIERLAKQYRADCVVDLVWQACLTYDVESRLVKELAEGELGLPYLKIETDYSPSDAARIAVRLEAMFEMVEGN
- a CDS encoding class I SAM-dependent methyltransferase, which codes for MKCNEEISVEDVQEVYSGAEMRLWELLMGEQIHVGGLESSMELAEKAGIQAGSRGVDLCCCTGAGMKFLVRMCGVESMVGIDVTEMMVAEARERAHQEGLAERLEFVHADACATGLADGMYDFVWGEDAWCYVKDKDTLIVEAVRLVRDGGEIAFTDWVEGAVAMNENEAERFLRFMKFANVQDVDGYAGLLEATGCEVEIAEDTGRFAGCCDLYIDSVRRQYMYDALKILGFDMDALGAVAEEMCFLRDMAKAGKICQALFVAKKKG